The Phoenix dactylifera cultivar Barhee BC4 chromosome 17, palm_55x_up_171113_PBpolish2nd_filt_p, whole genome shotgun sequence genome contains a region encoding:
- the LOC103712242 gene encoding protein transport protein SEC16B homolog isoform X2, producing the protein MASPPPFQMEDQTDEDFFDKLVDDEFIIDGSHSKATDMARDLSNLSLGDVGTSLEDSGDAGFASEVEDRHENRTLESFEASKKDDLDADGSMASNSSDDKVAQSESSAEPAKEFGSQGSSTMKSGLKGTTVKEVQWSAFGVNSQQFDNGGFEPYLGFLTESADGSANKLKSDADLNTSFIGNTVENLNAYVGSSEQQDTQFYGSSDEQITGTNDAQHWESLYPGWKYDLSTGQWYQVDGYDPSMTRQIDSYNTANEAQESFEDNGPAVVDGSISERSDVSYLQQSAQSVLETIAEDGTLSGVSNWNQVSQVTTEYPSNMVFDPQYPGWYYDTNTQQWYALETYAQTTQMASSTVQDEVSQDVHSSAGFSEQNQNLYDEVGQSGQYPVESQVSQDFGGDWNSSTSNYMQRNMWLPEPTPNSKQVGGFPGNQQLGSFYSSTGHAGSQTSQQTGFKTFEPIINHNDGRSNSMARSQSFVPAESTYQFNQPKVEQSLQSHLSNSYYGNQNSLGYSQQPFQGANASYSQFSYTPHEERSSAGRPAHALVTFGFGGKLIIMKDDNSFGTKLDYGSQGTAAGTVSVLNLIEVIMDRTDASSTINGGAFDYFHALCQQSFPGPLVGGNAATKDINKWIDERIASCESPGMDFQKGELLRLLLSLLKISCQHYGKLRSPFGSDPSLEETDGPEMAVTKLFASAKRNSVRLREHGSFVHCMQNLPSEGQIQATAVEVQNLLVSGRRKEALQCAQEGHLWGPALVLAAQLGEKFYVDTVKRMAHHQFISGSPLRTLCLLIAGQPADVFSAGSSSSSLYAAANLYQQLAETQASGMLDDWEENLAIITANRTKDDELVIIHLGDCLWKERGEVTAAHTCYLVAEANFESYSDSARLCLIGSDHWKCPRTYASPEAIQRTELYEYSKVLGNSQFILLPFQPYKLIYAYMLADMGKVPDSLRYCQASLKLLKNSGRTPEVEMWKLLFSSLEERLKTHQQGGYSTNLAPGKLVGKFITSLDRSLHRMMGAPQVPLPPMPQGSVNDNEIYSGAPKVANSQSTMVMSSLIPSASVEAMSEWTSDSGRKSMHNRSISEPDFGRSPKQDAGSDGRQSKASVPEGSRFGRIGSTLLQKTVGWVSRSHRQAKLGEQNKFYYDQKLKRWVEEGAEPPAEEAALPPPPTAASFQNGMPDYNIKNTFKSSENLAANGGSEVKSSVPTERSSGIPPIPPSQNQFSARSRMGVRSRYVDTFNKAGGALTNSFQSPSAPSLKPAAGAKFFIPTAPATTDEPKTETITESQETTIHEEPSSSVVNEASFSSPPSSSSSSSMQRFPSMDHITPGKKGSGAAFQSGNGPLSRTRAASWSGSYTDAFNPKVAQTKPAGDGQIVPPFFMPNNTSHTRSSSSSSVQLNVGSLGDDLHEVEL; encoded by the exons CGATGGATCTCATTCTAAGGCTACTGATATGGCAAGGGATTTGTCTAATCTCAGCCTAGGTGACGTCGGTACCTCGTTGGAGGATTCGGGGGATGCTGGGTTCGCATCTGAAGTGGAAGACCGGCACGAAAACAGGACCTTAGAGTCTTTTGAGGCTTCCAAAAAGGATGATTTGGATGCAGATGGGAGCATGGCTTCCAATTCTTCCGACGATAAGGTTGCCCAATCGGAAAGTTCTGCAGAACCTGCAAAAGAATTCGGTTCGCAAggttcatcaacaatgaagagtGGATTGAAGGGAACCACTGTGAAGGAGGTGCAATGGAGTGCTTTCGGTGTCAACTCGCAACAATTTGACAATGGTGGGTTTGAGCCCTATTTGGGCTTCTTAACGGAGAGTGCTGATGGGTCTGCTAACAAGCTGAAATCTGATGCTGACCTGAATACTAGTTTCATAGGAAACacagttgaaaatctaaatgctTATGTTGGTTCCTCTGAACAACAAGATACCCAATTCTATGGCTCAAGTGACGAGCAGATTACTGGTACAAATGATGCACAGCATTGGGAGAGCCTTTACCCAGGCTGGAAGTATGACCTGAGTACCGGGCAGTGGTATCAAGTGGATGGTTATGACCCAAGCATGACCAGACAAATTGACAGCTACAACACGGCGAATGAAGCCCAAGAGAGCTTTGAAGACAATGGTCCGGCTGTTGTTGATGGCTCTATTTCAGAGAGATCCGATGTTTCTTATCTGCAGCAAAGTGCTCAGTCAGTGTTGGAGACCATAGCAGAAGATGGTACATTGAGTGGTGTTTCCAACTGGAATCAAGTTTCTCAGGTAACTAcagaatatccatcgaatatgGTATTTGATCCTCAATACCCAGGATGGTATTATGACACAAACACCCAGCAGTGGTATGCTCTTGAGACATATGCTCAGACTACACAGATGGCGTCAAGTACAGTTCAGGATGAGGTGAGTCAAGATGTCCACTCTTCAGCTGGTTTCTCAGAACAGAACCAAaatttatatgatgaagttGGCCAATCTGGACAATACCCGGTTGAGAGCCAGGTTAGCCAAGATTTTGGAGGAGATTGGAATTCTTCCACAAGCAACTACATGCAACGGAATATGTGGCTGCCTGAACCAACTCCTAATAGTAAACAAGTTGGAGGTTTCCCTGGAAATCAGCAGTTGGGGAGCTTTTACAGCTCAACAGGACATGCAGGAAGTCAAACAAGTCAACAAACAGGTTTCAAAacctttgagcccattataaatCATAATGATGGCAGAAGTAACAGCATGGCCAGGTCTCAGAGCTTCGTTCCTGCTGAAAGCACATACCAGTTTAATCAACCGAAAGTGGAGCAGAGCCTGCAGTCACATTTATCTAACAGTTACTATGGCAATCAGAACTCGTTAGGCTATTCTCAGCAACCATTTCAGGGTGCCAATGCATCTTATTCTCAGTTCTCTTACACTCCTCACGAAGAGAGATCATCAGCCGGGCGTCCTGCTCATGCATTGGTCACTTTTGGATTTGGTGGAAAACTCATAATCATGAAAGATGACAACTCTTTTGGCACAAAATTGGATTATGGAAGCCAG GGCACTGCAGCTGGAACAGTCTCAGTTCTGAACTTAATAGAAGTTATCATGGATAGAACTGATGCGTCCAGCACCATTAATGGTGGAGCCTTTGATTACTTCCATGCTTTATGCCAACAATCTTTCCCCGGACCACTTGTTGGTGGGAATGCTGCAACAAAGGATATCAACAAATGGATTGATGAGAGGATTGCTAGCTGCGAATCTCCTGGCATGGACTTCCAGAAAGGAGAACTTCTGAGATTACTTCTttcattgctgaaaatatcGTGTCAGCATTATGGAAAACTTCGATCTCCTtttggatctgatccttcaCTAGAG GAAACTGATGGTCCAGAAATGGCAGTAACTAAGCTTTTCGCATCCGCTAAAAGGAATAGTGTTCGGCTGAGAGAGCATGGATCCTTCGTACATTGTATGCAAAATCTTCCTTCTGAGGGACAGATCCAG GCAACTGCAGTCGAGGTACAAAACCTTCTTGTTTCTGGTAGAAGGAAAGAGGCCCTCCAGTGTGCACAAGAAGGTCATTTGTGGGGCCCTGCCCTTGTACTTGCAGCACAGCTTGGTGAGAAG TTTTATGTTGACACTGTTAAGAGAATGGCACATCATCAGTTTATATCTGGATCGCCTTTACGTACACTATGCCTACTTATTGCTGGACAACCTGCAGATGTTTTCTCTGCAGGAAGCTCCTCCAGTAGTTTGTATGCGGCAGCAAATTTATATCAACAACTTGCTGAG ACTCAGGCCAGTGGCATGTTGGATGACTGGGAAGAGAATCTGGCCATAATAACTGCAAATAGGACAAAGGATGATGAACTGGTAATAATTCATCTTGGAGATTGCCTGTggaaggagagaggagag GTAACTGCTGCGCATACCTGCTACTTGGTTGCAGAGGCGAACTTCGAGTCATATTCTGACAGTGCAAGACTGTGTCTTATTGGTTCTGACCACTGGAAATGCCCTCGAACTTATGCCAGTCCAGAAGCTATTCAG AGAACAGAATTATATGAATACTCAAAGGTGCTTGGAAACTCACAGTTTATCCTACTACCTTTTCAACCATACAAGTTAATCTATGCCTACATGCTGGCCGACATGGGAAAGGTTCCTGATTCATTAAG GTATTGTCAGGCATCATTAAagttgctgaaaaattctggcCGTACTCCTGAGGTGGAAATGTGGAAATTGCTGTTTTCATCCCTGGAGGAGCGGTTGAAAACCCACCAGCAG GGTGGATACAGCACAAACTTGGCCCCAGGAAAACTTGTAGGTAAATTTATTACCTCTCTTGATAGATCCCTTCACCGCATGATGGGTGCACCACAAGTACCTCTGCCACCAATGCCACAAGGCAGCGTGAATGATAATGAAATCTACTCTGGGGCCCCAAAAGTGGCAAATAGCCAATCAACAATGGTCATGTCATCTTTAATTCCATCAGCTTCGGTGGAGGCCATGAGTGAGTGGACAAGTGATAGTGGTAGGAAGAGTATGCACAACAGAAGCATTTCTGAGCCAGATTTTGGTAGAAGTCCTAAGCAG GATGCAGGCTCAGATGGTCGTCAAAGCAAAGCGTCAGTACCAGAGGGATCACGTTTTGGGCGCATTGGCTCAACTCTTCTTCAGAAAACTGTGGGTTGGGTTTCAAGATCCCACCGCCAG GCAAAACTGGGTGAACAAAACAAGTTCTATTATGATCAAAAGCTTAAGAGATGGGTTGAGGAAGGTGCTGAGCCTCCAGCTGAGGAAGCTGCCCTACCACCACCTCCAACAGCAGCATCATTCCAGAATGGTATGCCAGATTACAACATAAAGAACACCTTCAAAAGCAGTGAAAATCTTGCTGCTAATGGTGGTTCAGAGGTGAAATCCTCAGTTCCCACAGAACGTAGTTCGGGGATCCCACCCATTCCCCCCAGCCAAAACCAATTCTCAGCTCGTAGTAGAATGGGAGTTCGATCGAG GTACGTTGATACGTTCAATAAGGCTGGTGGAGCTTTGACAAACTCATTCCAGTCACCTTCAGCTCCATCTCTAAAGCCAGCGGCTGGTGCCAAGTTTTTCATCCCTACGGCACCTGCAACAACTGACGAGCCAAAAACTGAAACAATAACAGAAAGCCAAGAAACCACCATTCATGAAGAACCATCTTCATCAGTTGTAAATGAAGCATCATTTTCTTCGCCGCCGTCgtcgtcatcatcatcatccatgCAACGATTTCCAAGCATGGACCATATTACTCCTGGAAAGAAGGGTTCTGGGGCAGCATTCCAAAGTGGCAATGGCCCCTTATCACGGACTCGTGCAGCATCATGGAGTGGATCTTACACGGATGCATTCAATCCTAAAGTGGCTCAAACTAAGCCCGCAGGTGATGGACAGATTGTGCCACCATTCTTCATGCCCAACAACACTTCACATACTCGTTCAAGCAGCAGCTCGTCTGTACAGCTTAATGTTGGATCTCTGGGGGATGATCTTCATGAGGTGGAACTTTGA
- the LOC103712242 gene encoding protein transport protein SEC16B homolog isoform X1 yields MASPPPFQMEDQTDEDFFDKLVDDEFIIDGSHSKATDMARDLSNLSLGDVGTSLEDSGDAGFASEVEDRHENRTLESFEASKKDDLDADGSMASNSSDDKVAQSESSAEPAKEFGSQGSSTMKSGLKGTTVKEVQWSAFGVNSQQFDNGGFEPYLGFLTESADGSANKLKSDADLNTSFIGNTVENLNAYVGSSEQQDTQFYGSSDEQITGTNDAQHWESLYPGWKYDLSTGQWYQVDGYDPSMTRQIDSYNTANEAQESFEDNGPAVVDGSISERSDVSYLQQSAQSVLETIAEDGTLSGVSNWNQVSQVTTEYPSNMVFDPQYPGWYYDTNTQQWYALETYAQTTQMASSTVQDEVSQDVHSSAGFSEQNQNLYDEVGQSGQYPVESQVSQDFGGDWNSSTSNYMQRNMWLPEPTPNSKQVGGFPGNQQLGSFYSSTGHAGSQTSQQTGFKTFEPIINHNDGRSNSMARSQSFVPAESTYQFNQPKVEQSLQSHLSNSYYGNQNSLGYSQQPFQGANASYSQFSYTPHEERSSAGRPAHALVTFGFGGKLIIMKDDNSFGTKLDYGSQGTAAGTVSVLNLIEVIMDRTDASSTINGGAFDYFHALCQQSFPGPLVGGNAATKDINKWIDERIASCESPGMDFQKGELLRLLLSLLKISCQHYGKLRSPFGSDPSLEETDGPEMAVTKLFASAKRNSVRLREHGSFVHCMQNLPSEGQIQATAVEVQNLLVSGRRKEALQCAQEGHLWGPALVLAAQLGEKFYVDTVKRMAHHQFISGSPLRTLCLLIAGQPADVFSAGSSSSSLYAAANLYQQLAETQASGMLDDWEENLAIITANRTKDDELVIIHLGDCLWKERGEVTAAHTCYLVAEANFESYSDSARLCLIGSDHWKCPRTYASPEAIQRTELYEYSKVLGNSQFILLPFQPYKLIYAYMLADMGKVPDSLRYCQASLKLLKNSGRTPEVEMWKLLFSSLEERLKTHQQGGYSTNLAPGKLVGKFITSLDRSLHRMMGAPQVPLPPMPQGSVNDNEIYSGAPKVANSQSTMVMSSLIPSASVEAMSEWTSDSGRKSMHNRSISEPDFGRSPKQNSSKDAGSDGRQSKASVPEGSRFGRIGSTLLQKTVGWVSRSHRQAKLGEQNKFYYDQKLKRWVEEGAEPPAEEAALPPPPTAASFQNGMPDYNIKNTFKSSENLAANGGSEVKSSVPTERSSGIPPIPPSQNQFSARSRMGVRSRYVDTFNKAGGALTNSFQSPSAPSLKPAAGAKFFIPTAPATTDEPKTETITESQETTIHEEPSSSVVNEASFSSPPSSSSSSSMQRFPSMDHITPGKKGSGAAFQSGNGPLSRTRAASWSGSYTDAFNPKVAQTKPAGDGQIVPPFFMPNNTSHTRSSSSSSVQLNVGSLGDDLHEVEL; encoded by the exons CGATGGATCTCATTCTAAGGCTACTGATATGGCAAGGGATTTGTCTAATCTCAGCCTAGGTGACGTCGGTACCTCGTTGGAGGATTCGGGGGATGCTGGGTTCGCATCTGAAGTGGAAGACCGGCACGAAAACAGGACCTTAGAGTCTTTTGAGGCTTCCAAAAAGGATGATTTGGATGCAGATGGGAGCATGGCTTCCAATTCTTCCGACGATAAGGTTGCCCAATCGGAAAGTTCTGCAGAACCTGCAAAAGAATTCGGTTCGCAAggttcatcaacaatgaagagtGGATTGAAGGGAACCACTGTGAAGGAGGTGCAATGGAGTGCTTTCGGTGTCAACTCGCAACAATTTGACAATGGTGGGTTTGAGCCCTATTTGGGCTTCTTAACGGAGAGTGCTGATGGGTCTGCTAACAAGCTGAAATCTGATGCTGACCTGAATACTAGTTTCATAGGAAACacagttgaaaatctaaatgctTATGTTGGTTCCTCTGAACAACAAGATACCCAATTCTATGGCTCAAGTGACGAGCAGATTACTGGTACAAATGATGCACAGCATTGGGAGAGCCTTTACCCAGGCTGGAAGTATGACCTGAGTACCGGGCAGTGGTATCAAGTGGATGGTTATGACCCAAGCATGACCAGACAAATTGACAGCTACAACACGGCGAATGAAGCCCAAGAGAGCTTTGAAGACAATGGTCCGGCTGTTGTTGATGGCTCTATTTCAGAGAGATCCGATGTTTCTTATCTGCAGCAAAGTGCTCAGTCAGTGTTGGAGACCATAGCAGAAGATGGTACATTGAGTGGTGTTTCCAACTGGAATCAAGTTTCTCAGGTAACTAcagaatatccatcgaatatgGTATTTGATCCTCAATACCCAGGATGGTATTATGACACAAACACCCAGCAGTGGTATGCTCTTGAGACATATGCTCAGACTACACAGATGGCGTCAAGTACAGTTCAGGATGAGGTGAGTCAAGATGTCCACTCTTCAGCTGGTTTCTCAGAACAGAACCAAaatttatatgatgaagttGGCCAATCTGGACAATACCCGGTTGAGAGCCAGGTTAGCCAAGATTTTGGAGGAGATTGGAATTCTTCCACAAGCAACTACATGCAACGGAATATGTGGCTGCCTGAACCAACTCCTAATAGTAAACAAGTTGGAGGTTTCCCTGGAAATCAGCAGTTGGGGAGCTTTTACAGCTCAACAGGACATGCAGGAAGTCAAACAAGTCAACAAACAGGTTTCAAAacctttgagcccattataaatCATAATGATGGCAGAAGTAACAGCATGGCCAGGTCTCAGAGCTTCGTTCCTGCTGAAAGCACATACCAGTTTAATCAACCGAAAGTGGAGCAGAGCCTGCAGTCACATTTATCTAACAGTTACTATGGCAATCAGAACTCGTTAGGCTATTCTCAGCAACCATTTCAGGGTGCCAATGCATCTTATTCTCAGTTCTCTTACACTCCTCACGAAGAGAGATCATCAGCCGGGCGTCCTGCTCATGCATTGGTCACTTTTGGATTTGGTGGAAAACTCATAATCATGAAAGATGACAACTCTTTTGGCACAAAATTGGATTATGGAAGCCAG GGCACTGCAGCTGGAACAGTCTCAGTTCTGAACTTAATAGAAGTTATCATGGATAGAACTGATGCGTCCAGCACCATTAATGGTGGAGCCTTTGATTACTTCCATGCTTTATGCCAACAATCTTTCCCCGGACCACTTGTTGGTGGGAATGCTGCAACAAAGGATATCAACAAATGGATTGATGAGAGGATTGCTAGCTGCGAATCTCCTGGCATGGACTTCCAGAAAGGAGAACTTCTGAGATTACTTCTttcattgctgaaaatatcGTGTCAGCATTATGGAAAACTTCGATCTCCTtttggatctgatccttcaCTAGAG GAAACTGATGGTCCAGAAATGGCAGTAACTAAGCTTTTCGCATCCGCTAAAAGGAATAGTGTTCGGCTGAGAGAGCATGGATCCTTCGTACATTGTATGCAAAATCTTCCTTCTGAGGGACAGATCCAG GCAACTGCAGTCGAGGTACAAAACCTTCTTGTTTCTGGTAGAAGGAAAGAGGCCCTCCAGTGTGCACAAGAAGGTCATTTGTGGGGCCCTGCCCTTGTACTTGCAGCACAGCTTGGTGAGAAG TTTTATGTTGACACTGTTAAGAGAATGGCACATCATCAGTTTATATCTGGATCGCCTTTACGTACACTATGCCTACTTATTGCTGGACAACCTGCAGATGTTTTCTCTGCAGGAAGCTCCTCCAGTAGTTTGTATGCGGCAGCAAATTTATATCAACAACTTGCTGAG ACTCAGGCCAGTGGCATGTTGGATGACTGGGAAGAGAATCTGGCCATAATAACTGCAAATAGGACAAAGGATGATGAACTGGTAATAATTCATCTTGGAGATTGCCTGTggaaggagagaggagag GTAACTGCTGCGCATACCTGCTACTTGGTTGCAGAGGCGAACTTCGAGTCATATTCTGACAGTGCAAGACTGTGTCTTATTGGTTCTGACCACTGGAAATGCCCTCGAACTTATGCCAGTCCAGAAGCTATTCAG AGAACAGAATTATATGAATACTCAAAGGTGCTTGGAAACTCACAGTTTATCCTACTACCTTTTCAACCATACAAGTTAATCTATGCCTACATGCTGGCCGACATGGGAAAGGTTCCTGATTCATTAAG GTATTGTCAGGCATCATTAAagttgctgaaaaattctggcCGTACTCCTGAGGTGGAAATGTGGAAATTGCTGTTTTCATCCCTGGAGGAGCGGTTGAAAACCCACCAGCAG GGTGGATACAGCACAAACTTGGCCCCAGGAAAACTTGTAGGTAAATTTATTACCTCTCTTGATAGATCCCTTCACCGCATGATGGGTGCACCACAAGTACCTCTGCCACCAATGCCACAAGGCAGCGTGAATGATAATGAAATCTACTCTGGGGCCCCAAAAGTGGCAAATAGCCAATCAACAATGGTCATGTCATCTTTAATTCCATCAGCTTCGGTGGAGGCCATGAGTGAGTGGACAAGTGATAGTGGTAGGAAGAGTATGCACAACAGAAGCATTTCTGAGCCAGATTTTGGTAGAAGTCCTAAGCAG AACTCATCAAAGGATGCAGGCTCAGATGGTCGTCAAAGCAAAGCGTCAGTACCAGAGGGATCACGTTTTGGGCGCATTGGCTCAACTCTTCTTCAGAAAACTGTGGGTTGGGTTTCAAGATCCCACCGCCAG GCAAAACTGGGTGAACAAAACAAGTTCTATTATGATCAAAAGCTTAAGAGATGGGTTGAGGAAGGTGCTGAGCCTCCAGCTGAGGAAGCTGCCCTACCACCACCTCCAACAGCAGCATCATTCCAGAATGGTATGCCAGATTACAACATAAAGAACACCTTCAAAAGCAGTGAAAATCTTGCTGCTAATGGTGGTTCAGAGGTGAAATCCTCAGTTCCCACAGAACGTAGTTCGGGGATCCCACCCATTCCCCCCAGCCAAAACCAATTCTCAGCTCGTAGTAGAATGGGAGTTCGATCGAG GTACGTTGATACGTTCAATAAGGCTGGTGGAGCTTTGACAAACTCATTCCAGTCACCTTCAGCTCCATCTCTAAAGCCAGCGGCTGGTGCCAAGTTTTTCATCCCTACGGCACCTGCAACAACTGACGAGCCAAAAACTGAAACAATAACAGAAAGCCAAGAAACCACCATTCATGAAGAACCATCTTCATCAGTTGTAAATGAAGCATCATTTTCTTCGCCGCCGTCgtcgtcatcatcatcatccatgCAACGATTTCCAAGCATGGACCATATTACTCCTGGAAAGAAGGGTTCTGGGGCAGCATTCCAAAGTGGCAATGGCCCCTTATCACGGACTCGTGCAGCATCATGGAGTGGATCTTACACGGATGCATTCAATCCTAAAGTGGCTCAAACTAAGCCCGCAGGTGATGGACAGATTGTGCCACCATTCTTCATGCCCAACAACACTTCACATACTCGTTCAAGCAGCAGCTCGTCTGTACAGCTTAATGTTGGATCTCTGGGGGATGATCTTCATGAGGTGGAACTTTGA